The nucleotide sequence CGCTGCCCCTTCCACGACGAGAAGACCCCGTCGTTCTCCGTCCAACCCCGCGGGTTCTTCCACTGCTTCGGCTGCAACGTCGGCGGGGACACGATCGCGTTCGTCCAGGAGATCGAGGGGCTCAGCTTCACCGAGGCCATCGAGAAGCTCGCGCGCCAGTTCGGCGTCACGCTCCGCTACGAGGAGCTGCGGCCCGGCCAGCGCGCGGCGCTCGGCAAGCGGACCCGCCTGCTCGAGCTGACCGCCGAGGCCGACGCCTGGTACCGCGAACAGCTGAAGGGGCCGGCGGGGGAGGGGGCGCGGGCCTACCTCCGCGAACGCCAGGTGCCGCCGGGGGCGTGGGAGGTGTTCGGGCTCGGCTGGGCGCCGGACGCCTGGGGCGACCTGAGCGACCACCTGATGGCGAAGGGCGCCTCGACGGAGGACCTGGTCGCCGCCGGCCTGGCCACCAAGGGCCGCCGTGGCGCGGTCGACCGGTTCCGCGCCCGGCTGCTGTTCCCGATCCGCGACCAGCGGGGGCAGGACGTCGTCGCCTTCGGCGGGCGGATCCTCCCCGGCGGCCCGCAGGTCACGAAGATGGACGGGGCGACGCCGAAGTACATCAACTCGCCGAAGACCGACGTCTACGACAAGTCGGTCACCCTCTACGGCCTGCACCTGGCCCGCCGCGAGGTCGTCAAGCGCCGCGAGGTCCTCGTCGTCGAGGGCTACATGGACGTCATCGCGCTCCACACCGCCGGGATGGGCAACGCCGTCGCGCCCTGCGGCACCGCCCTGACCGAGCAGCACTTCACCCTCATCCAGCGCATGGACGCCCGGGTCACCCTGGCCCTGGACGCCGACGCGGCCGGCTTCGACGCGGCCGAGCGGGCCCGGGAGCGGGCGGAGACCGCCGGCATCACCGACCTCGGGGTGCTGGTCCTGCCCGAGGGCCAGGACCCCGCCGACCTGGTGACCGGCGGCGGGGCCGAGGCCGTCGAGCGGGCCCTCGCGGGGCGGAAGACCGCCGTCGAGTTCCAGATCGAGCACCTGCTGCGCAGCGCGGACCTGTCGACGCCCGAGGCGAAGACCGGCGCGTACCGGTCCACCTTCGACCTGCTCGGCAAGATCGACGACGCCGCCCTCCGGTACCACTACGTCTTCAACGTGGTCGCGCCCGCCGTCGGCCTGCCAGCCCAGCGCATCGAGGACGAGCTGAACCGGGCCCACCCGCTGACCCGCGCGGCACCGCAGCGACCGGCACCGGCGCGGCGGCAGAGCACCGCCCCGGCCGCGCCCCGCGACCCGCAGCTGCAGCTCGAGCGCGAGGTCCTGCAGGTCGCCCTGCAGGTCCCCGAGGCGCTGCCCGACGACTGGCAGATGCTCGACGAGTCGGTGTTCACCGCCGAGGTCAGCCAGGTGCTGTTCCGCGCGATCAGCCGCCACGGCGGCGACCTCGACGGGATCCTCGACGCGATGCCGGACGACGACATGCGGTCGCGGGTCCGCAGCTTGGCCGCCTCGGAGCTGACCGTCGACACCCAACCGGCGCAGGTCGCGTGGCTGATCGACGCCCTGCGGGGTCGCGATGCCCGGCGGCGGTGGGAGGCGGCCAGGGCGCGGCTGCAGGAGGGCGGGGAGCACCTCGGCCCCGACGAGCGCGCCCACCTGATGCGGGACATCGGCGAGCTCGAGCGGGTCTGGCGTGCCTACCAGCGACGTGACGTCCACGCACGGGAGGGCCGACCGTGAGCGCGAGCGCCGACCCCACCCCGCAGGTGACGACGACCGACCTCGACGTCCACGTGGCGCTGCTCGACCACGTCGCCGTCACCGACCTCCTCAACCTGGGCCGGAGGCGCGGGTACGTGACGCCGGAGGACATCGACGACGTCGTCAGCGGCGCCGACCTCGACCGCGACGGCGTGCGGGCCCTGCACGACCTGCTCGAGGAGGAGTCGATCGAGCGGCGCCGGCCGTCACCACGGCCCCGGCGAGAACCGGCGTCGCAGCGCTCACCCGAGCTGGTGGTCTCGACGACGACCGGCGACCCGGTCCGCATGTACCTGCGCGAGATCGGCCAGGTCGAGCTGCTGACTGCCGAGGAGGAGGTCGACCTCGCCAAGCGGTACGAGGCGGGGCTCGCCGCCGGCATCCGCCTCGCGGCCATCGGGGACCGGCTCGACCCGGCCTCGCGCCGCCAGCTGCTCCGCATGCAGCGCGGGGGCGAGCGGGCCAAGGCGCGCCTGGTCGAGGCCAACCTGCGGTTGGTCGTGTCGATCGCCAAGCGGTACGTCGGCCGGGGCATGGTCCTCCTCGACCTGATCCAGGAGGGCAACCTCGGCCTGATCCGCGCGGTCGAGAAGTTCGACTTCCGGAAGGGCTACAAGTTCTCGACCTACGCCACGTGGTGGATCCGCCAGGCCATCACCCGGGCGATCGCCGACCAGGCCCGCACCATCCGGATCCCGGTGCACATGGTCGAGACGATGAACAAGGTCATCCGCACCCAGCGCCAGCTCCACCAGGTCCTCGGACGCGAGCCGACGTCGGCGGAGATCGGCGCCGAGCTCGACCTCGAGCCGGACAAGGTCGAGGACATCCTGCGGATCAGCCAGGAGACCGTCAGCCTCGAGACGCCGGTCGGCGGTGAGGACGACGCCTTCCTCGGGGACTTCATCGAGGACGAGCACGCCGTCATGCCGGTCGACGCCGCCAGCGTCCAGATGCTGCAGGAGCAGCTGCGGGGCGTGCTGCACACCCTCACCGAGCGGGAGCAGCGGGTGATGATCCTGCGCTACGGCCTGGACGGCGGGGACGTCCGCACCCTCGAGGAGGTCGGCAACGAGTTCGGCGTCACCCGCGAGCGGATCCGCCAGATCGAGGCGAAGACGCTCGCGAAGCTGCGCCACCCCTCGCGCAGCGACCAACTGCGGGACTACCTGCAGGACTAGCGCGCGTCCTCGTCTCGGAGGACCGACGCGACCTGGGCAGCCGCCGGGAACTCCTGCTGCGCGGTCTGCCACGCACCCTGGAGACCGCCCTGCAACGACTTCGCGGTCTCGGACCGCATGGCCGTGTCGAACGTGCGCCGCAGCTGCTCGTAGCGCTCACGTCCCGCCTCGGTGCCCATGACGTAGCCCGTCGCGAACCCGATCAGCACCCCGGTCTTGAAGCCCATGGTGACGACGCTACCCCGATGTGGGTCCGATGGTGCATCCTGCCGCCGTGGGCGCAGGAGGGGAGGGATCGGTGGACGTGGGGCGCGAGCCGGACGGCGTGTGGCTGCTGACCGAGGGCCGGCGCGATGACGGCGAGGCACGGGAGATCCGCGTGGTCGTGGTCGCCGCGGGCGAGGACGCCGGGGACTGGCAGGACGCGACGTGCGCGATCACGATCACGCCCAACCCGCCGTCAGCGGACGGCCACACGTTCACCGGCGCGCTGCGCGGCACCCCGGCCACGATGGTCCTGCGCTTCCCGACCGATCCCGCCGCGGCGCTCAGGCCCGGGAGCTACCGCGTCCGGGCCCGGATCTCGACGGGGGAGCGGACCATCGACCGCCTCGGCTGGGTCGACGTGCCTGACGACGGTGTCCCGCACCTGGAG is from Euzebya sp. and encodes:
- the dnaG gene encoding DNA primase, with the translated sequence MAGRINDEDIQTLKERLDIVEVVQPYTALKRSGAGFMGRCPFHDEKTPSFSVQPRGFFHCFGCNVGGDTIAFVQEIEGLSFTEAIEKLARQFGVTLRYEELRPGQRAALGKRTRLLELTAEADAWYREQLKGPAGEGARAYLRERQVPPGAWEVFGLGWAPDAWGDLSDHLMAKGASTEDLVAAGLATKGRRGAVDRFRARLLFPIRDQRGQDVVAFGGRILPGGPQVTKMDGATPKYINSPKTDVYDKSVTLYGLHLARREVVKRREVLVVEGYMDVIALHTAGMGNAVAPCGTALTEQHFTLIQRMDARVTLALDADAAGFDAAERARERAETAGITDLGVLVLPEGQDPADLVTGGGAEAVERALAGRKTAVEFQIEHLLRSADLSTPEAKTGAYRSTFDLLGKIDDAALRYHYVFNVVAPAVGLPAQRIEDELNRAHPLTRAAPQRPAPARRQSTAPAAPRDPQLQLEREVLQVALQVPEALPDDWQMLDESVFTAEVSQVLFRAISRHGGDLDGILDAMPDDDMRSRVRSLAASELTVDTQPAQVAWLIDALRGRDARRRWEAARARLQEGGEHLGPDERAHLMRDIGELERVWRAYQRRDVHAREGRP
- the rpoD gene encoding RNA polymerase sigma factor RpoD; amino-acid sequence: MTTTDLDVHVALLDHVAVTDLLNLGRRRGYVTPEDIDDVVSGADLDRDGVRALHDLLEEESIERRRPSPRPRREPASQRSPELVVSTTTGDPVRMYLREIGQVELLTAEEEVDLAKRYEAGLAAGIRLAAIGDRLDPASRRQLLRMQRGGERAKARLVEANLRLVVSIAKRYVGRGMVLLDLIQEGNLGLIRAVEKFDFRKGYKFSTYATWWIRQAITRAIADQARTIRIPVHMVETMNKVIRTQRQLHQVLGREPTSAEIGAELDLEPDKVEDILRISQETVSLETPVGGEDDAFLGDFIEDEHAVMPVDAASVQMLQEQLRGVLHTLTEREQRVMILRYGLDGGDVRTLEEVGNEFGVTRERIRQIEAKTLAKLRHPSRSDQLRDYLQD